Proteins co-encoded in one Chryseobacterium foetidum genomic window:
- a CDS encoding RteC domain-containing protein has translation MANKTILKKTEQLYEKLKLDLEYIELEEEDFIRISELSLFKIDEAVRGLKSLVTKFEFECAADEIYFFKNLKPLFISKFIYHSRVIDILTYLPAAGREAQLNYYLQEIEKLVVHHDAHIEFYSYYRRGAAYLDKKYFLRRMYDLKMSLPSGLYNYDESFTTSHDHLVAQLLANRETEIFLNLRIEKLRQYGDQNTEVPSTLVWSESKVSLVELVYGLFQMNCFNGGNIELSEVMRFTEKTFNIDLGNYHKTIFEIRNRKNGSTKFLQTLNDNLVQHFRNMDDL, from the coding sequence ATGGCAAACAAAACAATTTTAAAAAAGACAGAACAACTTTATGAAAAATTAAAACTTGATCTTGAATACATTGAACTTGAAGAGGAAGACTTCATAAGGATTTCGGAGCTCAGCCTTTTTAAAATAGATGAGGCAGTCAGAGGTTTAAAATCCCTGGTTACAAAATTTGAATTTGAATGTGCAGCAGATGAGATTTATTTTTTCAAAAACCTGAAGCCTCTATTTATTTCAAAATTCATCTACCATTCAAGGGTCATCGATATACTGACCTACCTGCCCGCAGCCGGTCGCGAAGCTCAACTTAATTATTATCTGCAGGAAATTGAAAAGCTCGTTGTGCATCATGATGCGCATATTGAATTTTACAGCTACTACAGAAGAGGTGCTGCTTATCTTGATAAAAAATATTTCCTGAGAAGAATGTATGACCTTAAAATGAGTTTACCCTCCGGGCTTTATAATTACGACGAAAGCTTTACCACTTCACATGATCATCTCGTCGCACAGCTACTTGCGAACAGGGAAACCGAAATATTTCTTAACCTAAGAATAGAAAAATTGCGTCAGTATGGAGATCAAAATACTGAAGTGCCTTCCACTTTGGTCTGGTCTGAATCCAAAGTGTCACTAGTTGAACTTGTATACGGTCTCTTTCAAATGAACTGTTTTAATGGAGGAAACATAGAACTAAGTGAGGTAATGAGATTTACTGAAAAAACCTTTAATATTGATCTGGGCAATTATCACAAAACAATATTTGAAATCAGAAACCGAAAGAACGGATCGACAAAATTTCTTCAAACACTCAATGATAATCTGGTCCAGCATTTCCGGAATATGGATGATCTTTAA
- a CDS encoding response regulator transcription factor has product MKEIYSHSSGCDEPVKYYNNHSFCNSTFNKTIEALTRATYGKIFVVNFEEHNVNYCPQSLLYINEFKCEYDKEHGICLNKNITVHADRRILSIISKVLLPFYQQLSDDERISYIINYDVHVMNEEKKEILLNHKIIPIELTQSGHIRTAIVHLSLSLQKSSGNIQISSHLSDIVWKYDLYQGKLLKTTKKKLTSKEIDVLRFYLQGLTIPEIADKIHLSVDTVKWHRRKLLEKLDVKNISEALAYAVTNNFI; this is encoded by the coding sequence ATGAAAGAAATTTACAGCCATTCCAGTGGATGTGATGAGCCAGTTAAGTACTATAACAATCATTCCTTCTGCAATTCAACATTTAACAAAACTATTGAAGCACTGACGAGAGCAACCTATGGTAAAATCTTCGTTGTTAATTTTGAGGAACACAATGTCAACTATTGTCCTCAAAGCCTCTTATACATCAATGAGTTTAAATGTGAATACGACAAGGAACATGGAATTTGTCTGAATAAAAACATAACTGTTCACGCAGATCGCAGAATTTTAAGCATTATCAGTAAAGTGCTGCTGCCATTTTATCAGCAGTTATCTGATGATGAAAGGATCAGCTACATTATAAACTATGATGTTCATGTCATGAATGAGGAGAAAAAAGAAATACTTCTTAATCACAAAATAATTCCAATAGAACTTACGCAGAGTGGTCACATCCGGACTGCCATTGTACATTTATCATTATCACTGCAAAAATCCTCCGGTAACATTCAAATTTCGTCACATCTGTCAGATATTGTCTGGAAATATGATCTTTATCAGGGAAAACTGTTAAAGACAACGAAGAAAAAACTTACATCAAAAGAGATTGACGTTCTTAGATTCTATCTTCAGGGACTGACGATTCCGGAAATTGCAGACAAAATACACCTGTCGGTTGATACAGTTAAATGGCACAGAAGAAAACTTCTTGAAAAACTGGATGTAAAAAATATTTCTGAAGCACTGGCATATGCTGTTACCAATAATTTTATTTAA
- a CDS encoding PKD domain-containing protein translates to MKNQIYFGRMHLFRCLLLIWLVCPWVMQAQIGTHITSNFQVGCTDYRGGKEDEFDNGVTYEQIAPSPCIKVCAGSQVNYTVNGQNISNVQWSAAGGSVGTISGAGNTVAQISWNLTVGSGSVQALITYNNGTTETQTICIEKINGPTAKFAMMNLDVKVCKGTVINFDNLSQDNGGAEIISYFWDFGDNSPTAYSTAFEPTHTFNQAGSYQVSLTVTNKCGCSDTYRLDIEVLQSTPVQINCASVVCEGSTEKYSVQDGCKDGEWKVIGGHIAVNNGNEIEVIWDQVDPADGFGYVMYKSKCGCEEWTTIKIPVILSNGQIQGPPVVCKDKQYIYSLPQWPTTNFQWNMSGPGGQLIYNQQRNEVIFQGSQPGTYTLWCSYRNTLLLCEGYASMTIVVEEPVAVSGGSDEVCVGANQTFTASPNVPVSWTVSSGSNTVYVSPLTTQPFTYQFSTAGYYSVTAAKQGGGCESNARFIKVLAPPAAPTGTITGDNLVCAGKPYVYTLNPVNSGTVPVWEVIGGVIQGSNTGNSVTIIFNAGAPNYTISVRNKSLSAAGCLSNPVTKTVSPIDLNTISVNPNGGIYCPSSSQTFTANLNGIVPDTMEWYFDNENFGSFANGQGTASVIINFNEISNTPNTVLHLKIVKCGVEKIIDIPLSLYTLPSVNFISTGPICLGSDLTFDINEGSIPNGTNVIFTFANTTFHPTQTDGSGHYVFANNGYIQNNSGANVSQTVTVTYSGSGVCSYTPTASATFTVFPQTFITVSPVYNIVVCDPSTISPYTLTANSSTGLTNTTGWEWFHNGNSVGFGTTYVLSGSNIFGSYYVQATDQNGCIVRSPEIKVTQDCTTNGCTADPQINFTPTWTSCNTINVSNVSYIGTPDEIQWGSDSVLTLVSGQGTLSPVYSTTLAGAHIVFLKLRYGNCWYSTGYEVRKKYEPKFNISTTCNGSGYTVTLHNTSTIFDITSPINYQFSGGGQPSQNGQTATYNLAPGTYAFTMTMQGGGFPNCTTTQIITLEPLPSVNFTAPASVCRGEVFTLNVPGTYSPNNIYTWYFDNTSYVTSQPSAAITINSSNSTVIKLKIKTPNGCEFVSGDVPITINLANLDGDYDFYSSVGCVGNGPTITVIPSGNVAHYIWMNGSQQVPNAPDSPTFTPSESGSYWPILQSAQGCKSYAMSTDIANITLLNVPYVNISGKANICANQSTTLTGIVTDNNVEYRWGVNSPPSGPWTLMPVPAPIIYNTVSLAAGTYTYYLEVRPAGTTNGCVGSKSFTVNVSIPPAAPVISFSLQSCQPYKVLLTASGSSQGQYNWSNGMSGQSIEVFEGGAYQVTYTAPSGCKVSSQIQVPLSIESLMWVFPTGCYDECRGDRYVIGPKGIFDSHEWQLFGNNIQSGVNDFIYPLFMSNSGTYQLQIDQLGCQVTSGTMNFYPGVECGIEPECKFDAHVESVKWNGDHFILSGVINNYSGQPMTITVSSLNGWGSYIPSVITIPPGGTYDMFTNPIAFYPNPTFPGGADEIFFDAGNGCKFITKVEIPDYIGKAANPKYVSSSISEPLVKIFPNPAKENVTVSFNTGNDKEKAKQIQIFDVRGSVKYTKELKSSSGELGIQVDDWLQGVYIVIIHTDGKALQGKLLKK, encoded by the coding sequence ATGAAAAACCAAATCTATTTTGGTAGAATGCATCTCTTCAGATGCCTTCTGCTTATCTGGCTTGTTTGCCCCTGGGTCATGCAAGCCCAAATTGGAACTCACATCACCTCAAATTTTCAGGTCGGCTGTACCGATTACAGGGGAGGAAAAGAAGACGAGTTCGATAACGGCGTTACGTACGAGCAAATTGCTCCTTCACCCTGCATTAAAGTATGTGCAGGAAGTCAGGTCAATTACACAGTCAACGGACAGAATATTTCCAATGTCCAATGGAGTGCTGCCGGTGGCTCAGTCGGAACCATTTCAGGTGCTGGCAATACCGTTGCGCAAATCTCATGGAATTTAACTGTTGGTAGTGGTTCTGTTCAGGCTTTGATAACCTATAATAATGGAACAACGGAAACGCAAACGATTTGTATCGAAAAGATCAACGGACCTACAGCAAAGTTTGCAATGATGAATCTTGATGTCAAGGTTTGTAAGGGAACTGTAATTAACTTTGATAATCTTTCGCAGGACAACGGCGGAGCAGAAATTATAAGCTACTTCTGGGATTTTGGAGATAATTCTCCAACAGCTTATTCTACTGCTTTCGAGCCAACACATACATTTAACCAAGCCGGGAGTTATCAGGTTAGCCTTACCGTAACAAATAAATGTGGATGTTCAGACACCTACAGGTTGGATATTGAAGTTCTGCAATCAACACCTGTTCAGATTAACTGTGCGTCAGTGGTTTGTGAGGGTAGTACTGAAAAATACAGTGTTCAGGATGGTTGCAAAGATGGAGAATGGAAGGTGATTGGTGGACATATCGCCGTAAATAACGGAAACGAAATCGAAGTTATCTGGGATCAGGTAGACCCTGCGGATGGTTTCGGATATGTAATGTATAAATCCAAATGCGGATGCGAGGAGTGGACAACCATTAAAATACCTGTGATTTTATCAAATGGTCAAATCCAGGGACCTCCGGTAGTGTGTAAAGACAAGCAGTATATTTACTCATTACCACAATGGCCTACGACCAATTTCCAGTGGAATATGTCTGGTCCCGGGGGACAGTTAATATATAACCAACAAAGAAATGAAGTGATTTTTCAGGGATCACAACCTGGAACTTACACACTATGGTGCTCCTACAGAAATACACTTTTACTTTGTGAAGGATATGCGTCGATGACTATTGTTGTAGAAGAGCCAGTTGCGGTAAGTGGGGGTAGCGATGAAGTCTGTGTTGGAGCAAATCAAACATTTACAGCGAGCCCGAATGTTCCTGTATCGTGGACGGTAAGTTCAGGTAGCAATACGGTTTATGTGTCTCCTCTTACGACACAGCCATTTACCTACCAGTTTTCAACAGCAGGATATTATTCTGTAACAGCTGCTAAACAAGGAGGGGGTTGTGAAAGCAATGCACGATTTATAAAAGTTCTTGCGCCGCCGGCAGCTCCAACCGGAACAATCACCGGAGATAATTTAGTTTGCGCAGGAAAACCATATGTATACACTCTTAATCCTGTTAACAGCGGAACAGTACCTGTTTGGGAAGTCATTGGTGGTGTAATCCAGGGCAGCAATACCGGTAACTCAGTTACTATAATATTTAATGCCGGGGCACCGAACTATACCATATCTGTGCGTAATAAATCGTTGAGTGCGGCGGGTTGTCTGTCAAATCCGGTAACAAAAACCGTATCACCAATAGATTTGAACACAATATCAGTTAACCCAAATGGGGGAATATATTGTCCTAGTAGCTCACAGACATTTACAGCTAATTTAAATGGTATTGTGCCAGATACGATGGAATGGTATTTTGACAACGAAAACTTTGGAAGTTTTGCCAATGGTCAAGGCACGGCAAGCGTAATCATCAATTTTAATGAAATCTCTAACACACCTAACACAGTTTTACATTTAAAAATTGTTAAATGCGGAGTAGAGAAAATAATTGATATCCCTCTTTCACTATATACTTTACCTTCAGTAAATTTTATAAGCACCGGACCGATCTGTCTGGGTTCTGATTTGACCTTCGATATTAATGAAGGAAGTATTCCTAATGGAACGAACGTGATATTTACATTTGCAAACACAACTTTTCACCCTACCCAAACAGACGGATCAGGACATTATGTTTTTGCAAACAACGGATACATTCAAAATAATTCCGGAGCTAATGTATCACAAACAGTGACTGTTACCTATAGTGGATCAGGTGTTTGCAGCTATACACCTACTGCAAGCGCAACATTCACGGTCTTTCCGCAAACTTTTATAACGGTGTCACCGGTATATAATATTGTTGTTTGTGATCCATCTACAATTTCTCCTTATACGCTCACAGCAAACAGTTCTACCGGTTTGACAAACACTACCGGATGGGAGTGGTTTCACAATGGTAACTCTGTAGGCTTTGGTACTACATATGTACTTTCCGGCTCAAATATATTTGGAAGCTACTATGTTCAGGCTACTGATCAAAATGGTTGTATAGTTCGTTCACCGGAGATAAAAGTTACACAGGATTGTACTACAAATGGATGTACGGCTGATCCGCAGATTAATTTTACCCCAACCTGGACGAGTTGCAATACAATCAATGTAAGCAATGTGAGTTACATCGGTACTCCTGATGAAATCCAGTGGGGTAGTGACAGTGTTTTGACTTTGGTCTCCGGCCAGGGTACACTTTCTCCCGTCTATAGTACAACTTTGGCTGGTGCACATATTGTCTTTCTTAAATTACGGTATGGCAACTGCTGGTACAGTACAGGATATGAAGTTCGTAAGAAATATGAACCTAAATTCAATATAAGCACAACTTGTAATGGAAGCGGTTATACTGTTACCCTGCATAATACTTCAACGATATTTGATATCACATCACCAATCAATTATCAGTTCAGTGGAGGTGGGCAACCTAGCCAAAATGGTCAGACTGCAACTTACAATTTAGCACCTGGAACATATGCCTTTACAATGACTATGCAAGGGGGAGGTTTTCCAAACTGTACAACTACACAGATAATTACTTTAGAGCCGTTGCCATCTGTGAATTTTACAGCTCCTGCTTCAGTTTGTCGAGGTGAGGTTTTTACATTAAATGTGCCTGGCACATATTCTCCAAATAATATTTATACATGGTACTTTGATAACACATCATATGTAACTTCACAACCTTCGGCTGCTATAACTATTAATTCTAGCAATTCAACTGTGATTAAGTTGAAAATAAAAACTCCTAATGGATGCGAATTTGTATCAGGTGACGTTCCTATTACAATTAATTTGGCAAATTTAGATGGAGACTATGATTTTTATAGTTCGGTTGGTTGTGTTGGTAATGGACCAACAATAACAGTAATACCTAGTGGCAACGTTGCTCACTATATTTGGATGAATGGTTCTCAGCAGGTTCCAAATGCTCCCGACTCTCCCACATTTACACCTTCTGAATCAGGATCCTATTGGCCAATTCTACAATCAGCACAGGGATGTAAATCTTATGCGATGAGTACAGACATAGCAAATATAACTTTATTAAATGTACCATATGTCAATATTTCAGGCAAAGCAAATATTTGTGCTAATCAATCCACCACATTAACAGGAATTGTAACGGATAACAATGTGGAGTATCGTTGGGGTGTAAATTCTCCGCCGAGTGGACCATGGACATTAATGCCAGTTCCGGCACCAATTATATACAATACCGTTTCTTTAGCTGCGGGAACATATACATATTATTTGGAAGTTCGTCCTGCCGGAACAACGAACGGTTGTGTAGGATCGAAGAGTTTTACAGTAAATGTCAGTATTCCTCCTGCTGCACCTGTAATAAGTTTCTCATTACAAAGCTGTCAACCATATAAGGTTTTGTTAACTGCGTCAGGATCGTCTCAGGGACAATATAATTGGAGCAACGGTATGTCGGGTCAGTCGATTGAAGTATTTGAAGGAGGTGCTTATCAGGTTACCTATACAGCTCCAAGTGGATGTAAAGTTTCAAGTCAGATTCAGGTACCTTTGAGTATTGAAAGTCTAATGTGGGTTTTTCCAACAGGATGTTACGATGAATGTAGAGGTGACAGATATGTTATTGGTCCAAAGGGAATTTTTGACAGTCACGAGTGGCAGCTGTTTGGAAATAATATTCAAAGTGGTGTCAATGACTTTATATACCCGTTGTTTATGAGCAATTCCGGGACATATCAGTTGCAAATTGATCAATTAGGATGTCAGGTTACTTCAGGAACAATGAACTTCTATCCTGGCGTGGAATGTGGCATTGAGCCTGAATGTAAGTTCGATGCTCATGTCGAATCAGTTAAGTGGAATGGAGACCACTTCATATTGTCAGGTGTAATTAATAATTACTCGGGTCAACCAATGACGATTACTGTTTCAAGTTTAAATGGATGGGGAAGTTACATACCTTCGGTAATAACTATTCCTCCTGGTGGAACCTATGATATGTTTACTAATCCAATAGCATTTTATCCTAATCCGACATTCCCTGGTGGTGCAGATGAAATATTTTTTGATGCAGGAAATGGATGTAAATTCATTACAAAGGTTGAAATACCTGATTACATCGGTAAGGCAGCAAATCCGAAGTATGTTTCCTCCTCAATCTCTGAACCTTTGGTGAAAATTTTCCCAAATCCTGCCAAAGAGAACGTTACAGTTTCCTTTAATACAGGTAATGATAAGGAGAAAGCAAAACAGATTCAGATTTTTGATGTTAGGGGATCGGTGAAATATACCAAAGAATTAAAATCTTCTTCCGGTGAATTGGGAATTCAGGTTGATGATTGGCTTCAGGGAGTATATATCGTGATTATCCATACGGATGGCAAAGCATTACAAGGAAAATTATTAAAAAAATAA
- a CDS encoding T9SS type A sorting domain-containing protein: MQKSLKKWWTFLVVVPGLMLSQTYQWQWGKQAGGQTGSVGSGFDYLNDESIRDIAVDNNNNTYYLATIWAQNQNLDGTAVTSYHQKDLFLFSTDCQGNVRWSRTIGGTGTSEHAWNIEVDNNGGLYIMTNLTNQGFTYQPGTIPIHFDASQTMPAISATNSTTIDEGAKTAFLLKYNTSTGNLLWSKPLQGDVVSTVRQSDSQMMYMDSAKNIHAIIGLKAGTHLGGLITVPSSYTSTYQYYLIKFNYDNGNMTPTIPVLLPITGSLMAGTYNGHVNMLFDDTINRYYLAGKRREGSFGSLVDFTFNNTALTQEAFLIAFDINGSSVSEAWRREIDAGNLNPDEEIHSIIKDSNSSDIYISGRYFSVNSTATFGAYTFPTTSYNGHIPFVMKLNSSGTVQWSKIADGAPGTLGNTTYGFMKGRIAQNGNEIGFAHGSWGSGWGTYNMTRPSGDRADPILVRLSKDSGAVVGMADILSGFNTIDEFTAITVDNDGNYVLGGFFHQQLFTDANDNVPTMAINVTAGKSQNFFTKYAKSACSNLSVEENAVEAGLQFYPNPVQDFLTIKSRNKLESYEVYSSVGQTVLRGSFGNTSAQINMSALTAGVYYVKVKTEKAVVTEKVVKK, from the coding sequence ATGCAGAAATCTTTAAAGAAATGGTGGACATTTTTAGTTGTCGTACCCGGTTTAATGTTAAGCCAGACCTACCAGTGGCAATGGGGAAAACAGGCAGGTGGGCAAACAGGCTCTGTAGGTTCGGGCTTCGACTACCTGAATGACGAATCGATAAGGGATATTGCTGTTGATAATAACAATAATACGTACTATTTAGCAACAATCTGGGCACAGAATCAAAATTTGGATGGTACTGCTGTAACAAGTTATCATCAAAAAGACTTATTTCTTTTTTCAACAGACTGCCAGGGAAACGTGAGATGGTCAAGAACGATTGGTGGGACAGGAACTTCCGAACATGCATGGAATATTGAAGTGGATAACAATGGTGGTTTGTATATTATGACCAATTTAACCAATCAGGGTTTTACCTATCAACCGGGTACCATTCCCATACATTTTGATGCTTCACAAACAATGCCGGCGATCTCCGCCACAAACAGTACAACTATTGATGAGGGCGCCAAGACAGCATTTCTATTAAAATATAATACCTCTACTGGAAATCTTCTTTGGAGTAAACCACTTCAGGGAGATGTTGTTTCGACTGTTCGTCAAAGTGATTCACAAATGATGTACATGGATTCAGCAAAAAATATTCACGCAATAATTGGATTGAAGGCAGGAACTCATCTGGGTGGGCTTATTACAGTTCCATCATCTTACACTTCAACTTACCAGTATTATCTTATAAAATTTAACTACGACAATGGAAATATGACGCCAACCATACCTGTATTGCTTCCTATAACAGGAAGTCTGATGGCAGGAACCTACAATGGTCATGTAAACATGCTTTTTGACGATACCATTAACCGTTATTATCTTGCAGGAAAAAGAAGAGAGGGAAGTTTTGGTTCGCTTGTTGATTTTACTTTTAACAATACAGCATTGACTCAAGAGGCTTTTCTTATAGCTTTTGATATCAACGGCAGTTCTGTTTCAGAGGCGTGGAGAAGAGAAATTGATGCTGGAAATTTAAACCCAGATGAGGAAATCCATTCCATTATCAAGGACTCGAACTCTTCGGATATTTATATTTCAGGCCGGTATTTTTCAGTAAATTCTACAGCAACTTTTGGAGCATATACTTTTCCAACCACATCTTACAATGGTCATATACCATTTGTTATGAAGTTGAATTCTTCAGGTACTGTGCAATGGTCCAAGATTGCCGATGGCGCTCCGGGAACACTTGGAAATACCACATATGGATTCATGAAAGGCAGAATTGCTCAAAATGGTAATGAAATAGGATTTGCTCATGGAAGTTGGGGAAGTGGCTGGGGAACTTACAATATGACAAGACCAAGTGGTGACCGTGCAGACCCAATTCTTGTGAGATTAAGTAAAGATTCTGGTGCTGTTGTGGGAATGGCAGACATTCTCAGTGGTTTTAATACGATTGACGAGTTCACAGCAATTACAGTAGATAATGACGGGAATTATGTTTTAGGTGGCTTTTTCCATCAGCAATTGTTTACAGATGCCAATGATAACGTACCGACAATGGCAATTAATGTTACTGCTGGTAAATCTCAGAATTTCTTTACGAAGTATGCAAAATCTGCATGTAGCAATTTATCTGTAGAAGAAAATGCTGTTGAGGCAGGATTACAGTTTTATCCTAATCCTGTTCAGGACTTCCTGACAATTAAAAGCAGAAACAAATTGGAAAGCTACGAAGTTTATTCTTCAGTTGGGCAAACCGTTTTAAGAGGAAGCTTTGGGAATACGAGTGCGCAGATTAATATGAGTGCTTTGACTGCCGGAGTTTATTATGTGAAAGTGAAGACTGAGAAGGCTGTGGTGACTGAGAAGGTGGTGAAGAAGTAG
- the mobC gene encoding conjugal transfer protein MobC, whose translation MGEDDTRGLSKIMGFMRAISILLVLMHLYWFCHGFFLERGWTLNLINRILYNFDRNAGLFSNLLYSKIFALVLLALSCLGTKGVKNEKIRWSKICVVSGIGFVLFFMNFPLLELELIIGNFFYILFTGLGYVCIMVAGVWMSRLLRNNLMDDVFNNENESFMQETKLMQNEYSVNLPTRFYYKGKWNDGYINVVNPFRATIVLGTPGSGKSYAIVNNYIRQHIEKGFSMYIYDFKFDDLSTIAYNHLLKHTARYKVPPKFFVINFDDPRKSHRCNPLNPEFMTDISDAYEAAYTIMLNLNRSWIQKQGDFFVESPIILLAAIIWFLKIYEDGKYCTFPHAIELLNKKYSDVFTILTSYPDLENYLSPFMDAWQGGAQDQLQGQIASAKIPLSRMISPQLYWVMTGDDFSLDINNPKEPKILCVGNNPDRQNIYSAALGLYNSRIVKLINKKGQLKSSVIIDELPTIYFRGLDNLIATARSNKVAVCLGFQDYSQLTRDYGDKESKVIQNTVGNIFSGQVVGETAKSLSERFGKVLQKRQSISINKNDTSTSISTQLDTLIPASKISTLTQGVFVGAVSDNFDERIEQKMFHAEIVVDNDLVARETKNYRKIPEVLSFVDNDGNDQMKQVIDENYRKIKTDISTIITVELERIKNDPDLKHLVD comes from the coding sequence ATGGGAGAAGATGATACAAGAGGTCTGTCCAAAATAATGGGATTTATGAGAGCTATCAGTATTCTATTGGTTTTGATGCATCTCTACTGGTTTTGTCACGGCTTTTTTTTGGAAAGGGGCTGGACTTTAAATCTTATAAATAGAATACTGTACAATTTTGACCGTAATGCAGGCCTGTTTTCCAATCTTTTATATTCCAAAATATTTGCTCTCGTATTACTGGCACTGAGCTGTCTGGGAACAAAAGGGGTAAAGAATGAAAAGATCAGGTGGTCAAAAATATGTGTTGTTTCAGGGATTGGGTTTGTTCTGTTTTTTATGAATTTTCCTTTGTTGGAATTGGAATTAATTATTGGCAATTTTTTTTATATTCTGTTTACGGGATTGGGATATGTCTGTATTATGGTTGCAGGAGTCTGGATGAGCCGACTTTTGCGAAATAATCTGATGGATGATGTTTTTAACAATGAGAATGAAAGTTTTATGCAGGAAACTAAACTGATGCAGAATGAGTACTCTGTCAATCTTCCCACCAGATTTTATTATAAAGGAAAATGGAATGACGGCTATATCAATGTTGTCAATCCCTTCAGAGCAACAATTGTTTTAGGAACTCCGGGCTCAGGTAAATCCTATGCGATTGTCAATAATTATATCAGGCAGCATATTGAAAAAGGCTTTTCAATGTACATTTATGATTTTAAATTCGATGACCTTTCTACGATTGCCTACAATCATTTGTTAAAGCACACCGCTCGTTACAAAGTGCCTCCAAAATTCTTTGTAATTAATTTTGATGATCCAAGGAAAAGTCATCGCTGCAATCCACTGAATCCGGAATTTATGACGGATATTTCAGATGCCTATGAAGCGGCATACACTATCATGTTGAATCTGAACAGAAGCTGGATACAGAAGCAGGGTGACTTTTTTGTTGAATCACCTATCATATTACTCGCTGCAATCATTTGGTTTTTGAAAATCTACGAGGATGGAAAGTACTGTACGTTTCCGCATGCTATAGAACTTTTAAATAAAAAGTATTCAGATGTATTTACCATTCTAACCTCATATCCTGATCTTGAAAACTACCTGTCCCCTTTTATGGATGCCTGGCAGGGAGGCGCACAGGATCAGTTGCAGGGGCAAATAGCTTCCGCAAAAATTCCGTTATCCCGAATGATCTCCCCGCAGTTATACTGGGTGATGACAGGCGATGATTTTTCACTGGATATTAACAATCCGAAGGAACCGAAAATATTATGTGTAGGAAACAATCCTGACAGACAGAATATATATTCTGCTGCTTTGGGTCTGTATAACTCAAGAATCGTAAAGCTGATCAATAAAAAGGGACAGTTGAAGAGTTCAGTGATCATCGATGAATTACCAACGATTTATTTTCGTGGTCTCGATAATCTGATTGCCACAGCAAGAAGCAACAAAGTAGCAGTATGTTTGGGATTTCAGGATTACTCGCAGTTGACCAGAGATTATGGGGATAAGGAAAGTAAAGTGATCCAGAATACAGTTGGTAATATCTTTAGTGGGCAGGTAGTAGGCGAAACTGCTAAAAGCTTATCTGAACGGTTCGGAAAAGTGTTGCAGAAAAGACAAAGCATATCGATCAACAAAAATGATACTTCCACCTCTATCTCAACACAATTGGATACTTTAATTCCGGCATCGAAAATATCTACGTTGACGCAGGGTGTTTTTGTCGGAGCTGTCTCTGATAATTTTGATGAAAGGATTGAGCAGAAAATGTTTCATGCTGAAATTGTTGTCGATAATGATCTGGTTGCGAGAGAAACGAAAAACTACCGGAAAATACCGGAGGTTTTAAGTTTTGTAGATAATGATGGAAATGATCAAATGAAACAGGTGATTGATGAAAATTACCGAAAGATTAAAACAGATATTTCAACCATTATCACTGTTGAACTGGAAAGGATTAAAAATGACCCGGATTTAAAGCATTTGGTTGACTGA